The Streptomyces aurantiacus genome includes a region encoding these proteins:
- a CDS encoding fused MFS/spermidine synthase → MTNSSSSPAAEDATHSSGLGPRVAAVLVFGSSAAVLVVEIVALRLLAPYLGLTLETSTTVIGIALTAIAAGSWLGGRVADLVDPRRLIGPSLGVSGAVVALTPAVLRAAAELAPVLLLLIASLTILVPGALLAAVTPIVTKLRLTSLAETGTVVGRLSGVGTVGAIFGTVLTGFVLVSRLPVSGILIGLGALLVVGAVLVEWRTRRWSGTPALTLVVVAGGLATAVAPGNCDTETKYHCAQVVTDPDRDSGRTLILDGLRHSYVDVDDPTFLEFEYVRALASVVDASFPEGEPLVAHHLGGGGLTFPRYLSATRPGTRSLVSEIDSGVVRVNRDRLGLRMESGIDVRVEDGRLGLRRLDADSRDLVVGDAFGGVSVPWHLTTSEAMSDVRRVLDEDGLYVANLIDHGEMAFARAEVATLGEIFEHVALIGRPADIGLDPTATAEGGNLVVLASDRPVDLRATQEELNARQPGWKTTTGDDLSDWIDGAQPLTDDYAPVDQLLQPSSPRGTQ, encoded by the coding sequence GTGACCAATTCGTCTTCCTCGCCTGCCGCCGAGGACGCGACGCACAGCTCCGGCCTGGGTCCCCGTGTCGCTGCCGTGCTTGTGTTCGGGTCCTCGGCCGCAGTCCTGGTGGTCGAGATCGTCGCTCTGCGGCTGCTGGCTCCCTATCTCGGTCTCACCCTTGAGACCAGCACGACGGTGATCGGCATCGCGCTCACCGCGATCGCTGCCGGCTCCTGGCTGGGTGGACGTGTCGCCGACCTGGTCGACCCACGGCGGCTCATCGGCCCTTCGCTCGGAGTGTCAGGAGCGGTGGTGGCGCTGACCCCGGCCGTGCTGCGCGCCGCCGCGGAGTTGGCTCCCGTGCTGCTCCTGTTGATCGCATCGCTGACGATCCTCGTGCCGGGGGCGCTGCTCGCCGCGGTGACGCCGATCGTGACCAAGCTGCGTCTCACCAGCCTCGCCGAGACCGGAACGGTGGTCGGCCGGCTGTCCGGCGTCGGCACCGTCGGCGCCATCTTCGGCACCGTCCTCACCGGTTTCGTCCTCGTATCGCGCTTGCCGGTCAGTGGCATTCTGATCGGCCTCGGAGCACTGCTGGTGGTCGGCGCGGTACTGGTCGAGTGGCGAACACGCCGGTGGAGCGGCACTCCTGCCCTCACACTCGTCGTCGTCGCCGGCGGCCTCGCCACCGCGGTCGCGCCCGGCAACTGCGACACCGAGACCAAGTACCACTGCGCACAGGTCGTCACAGACCCCGACCGGGACAGCGGGCGCACACTCATCCTGGACGGTTTGAGGCACTCCTACGTCGACGTCGACGACCCGACCTTCCTGGAATTCGAGTACGTGCGCGCCCTCGCGTCGGTGGTCGACGCCTCCTTTCCCGAGGGTGAGCCGCTTGTCGCGCACCACCTCGGCGGCGGCGGTCTCACCTTTCCCCGCTACCTCTCGGCCACGCGGCCCGGGACGCGCAGCCTGGTGTCCGAGATCGACAGCGGGGTTGTGCGCGTCAACCGCGACCGGCTCGGCCTGCGGATGGAATCAGGCATCGACGTACGCGTTGAGGACGGCAGGCTCGGCCTGCGGCGACTGGACGCCGACAGCCGTGACCTTGTCGTCGGCGACGCATTCGGAGGCGTCAGCGTCCCGTGGCATCTCACTACGTCGGAAGCGATGAGCGACGTACGGCGAGTACTCGACGAGGACGGTTTGTACGTCGCCAACCTCATCGATCACGGTGAGATGGCCTTCGCACGGGCCGAGGTGGCCACCCTCGGCGAGATCTTCGAGCACGTGGCCCTCATCGGCCGGCCCGCCGATATCGGCCTCGATCCGACCGCGACCGCCGAGGGCGGCAATCTGGTGGTACTCGCCTCCGACCGACCGGTCGATCTACGTGCGACGCAGGAAGAGCTCAACGCCCGGCAACCCGGCTGGAAGACCACCACGGGCGACGACCTCAGCGACTGGATCGACGGTGCCCAACCACTCACCGACGACTACGCTCCCGTCGACCAACTGCTACAACCCTCCAGCCCACGCGGCACCCAGTGA